In Halarcobacter bivalviorum, a genomic segment contains:
- a CDS encoding PAS domain-containing protein: MAAGQETVLDEYAFLVSETDAKGMIRFANDDFCKIAEYSLEELVGNPHSMVRHKDMPKKAFKSLWETVQKGDTWTGYVKNATKTGGYYWVFATVYPFESCDGTKGYLSCRRKPSREEILAAEKLYAQWNLEEGR, translated from the coding sequence ATGGCAGCAGGACAAGAGACAGTATTAGATGAATACGCATTCCTAGTTAGTGAGACAGATGCAAAAGGGATGATAAGATTTGCAAATGATGATTTTTGTAAAATAGCAGAATACTCACTAGAAGAGTTAGTAGGGAATCCGCATAGTATGGTAAGACACAAAGATATGCCAAAGAAAGCATTTAAAAGCTTGTGGGAGACAGTACAAAAAGGTGATACCTGGACAGGATATGTGAAGAATGCAACAAAAACAGGAGGGTATTATTGGGTATTTGCAACAGTATATCCATTTGAGAGTTGTGATGGAACAAAAGGATATTTATCTTGTAGAAGAAAACCATCAAGAGAAGAGATTTTAGCCGCTGAAAAACTTTATGCTCAGTGGAATTTAGAAGAAGGAAGGTAA
- a CDS encoding chemotaxis protein CheW yields the protein MEKNKMNKEEIVNNANTSEYMTFELGKMKYAIELPKIREILTYPDLITTLPNTKKWVKGLINLRGEVVPILDIRIKFKTGEPIYNESTAVIAVITEDKRMIGLVVDKVDDVQRIDISSLAPVSDMGSAIPSKYLKGFVRLENNQMLVIMDVESVVDKEELR from the coding sequence ATGGAAAAAAATAAAATGAATAAAGAAGAAATTGTAAATAATGCTAATACAAGTGAGTATATGACATTTGAACTTGGTAAAATGAAATATGCAATTGAATTACCAAAAATAAGAGAGATTTTAACTTATCCTGATTTAATTACTACTCTGCCAAATACAAAAAAATGGGTAAAAGGTTTAATCAATCTAAGAGGTGAAGTTGTTCCTATTTTAGATATTAGAATCAAATTTAAAACTGGTGAACCAATTTATAATGAGAGTACTGCTGTAATTGCAGTTATTACAGAAGATAAAAGAATGATTGGATTAGTAGTTGATAAAGTTGATGATGTACAAAGAATTGATATCTCGTCTTTAGCTCCTGTATCAGATATGGGGTCTGCAATTCCCTCTAAATATTTAAAAGGTTTTGTAAGATTAGAAAACAATCAAATGTTAGTAATTATGGATGTTGAATCTGTTGTTGATAAAGAAGAACTTCGATAG
- a CDS encoding response regulator translates to MEEKIKKLRSMKLLFVEDEEDLIEIISDTLDKLDSNYLTAKNGEEALKLVEDNPDLSMIITDINMPVMNGLEMIEELKAKNINLPIIVMSAHTELEYINKAKELGVNDYLLKPFDFIKFINLIVELDKNN, encoded by the coding sequence ATGGAAGAAAAAATCAAAAAACTTAGGTCAATGAAACTTCTTTTTGTAGAAGATGAAGAGGATTTAATTGAAATAATATCTGATACATTAGATAAATTAGATAGTAATTATCTAACTGCAAAAAATGGGGAAGAAGCCTTAAAACTTGTAGAAGATAATCCTGATTTATCTATGATAATAACAGATATTAATATGCCCGTAATGAATGGCTTAGAGATGATTGAAGAGTTAAAAGCAAAAAATATTAATCTTCCAATAATTGTAATGTCAGCTCATACAGAATTAGAGTATATAAATAAAGCAAAAGAACTTGGTGTAAATGATTATTTACTAAAGCCTTTTGATTTTATTAAATTTATAAATTTAATTGTTGAATTGGATAAAAATAACTAA
- a CDS encoding response regulator, protein MSNIDKNLLKRLKVLYVEDDASVRNDLVSLLSNFFQNVFFAEDGKEGLRVYEENKDEIDVIIADINMPNLNGIDMVKKIREIDKDVFVLFATAYSDNEFLSEAIKLKVFEYVTKPIDIRKLMNILNDLALMKYQEFLLDQQTKELKKYKDIIYNNNIVIRTDSDFKIKYVNPLFCDITGFSNEELLDKDIDTLRHPETDKKIYEKIKMMVPVNKQFEERVKNIKKDGSFYISNTSVVAVLNDSGEFVGSLMIQKDETQELTKRREVQTHLIKDKGEIFIKGKEASAELQYEINRLKFEIEKLEKELRVSKSDKDKYIYSLEKYRVENKKVKLQYKQLKNETDMIEEKHTLVKKVNKENADLKIENKMLSTKLENIETNHEKECKQIKVNYEVELDDLEQELNTLKEKLENVENAEAVSQKLSYWKEKAKAEAKRVERLEKELLNIAPKDVLVRIFGSS, encoded by the coding sequence ATGTCTAATATTGATAAAAATCTTTTAAAAAGATTAAAGGTTTTATATGTGGAGGATGATGCTAGTGTTAGAAATGACCTAGTTAGTCTTTTATCAAATTTTTTTCAAAATGTTTTTTTTGCAGAAGATGGCAAAGAAGGACTTAGAGTCTATGAAGAAAATAAAGATGAAATCGATGTAATAATTGCAGATATCAATATGCCAAATTTAAATGGTATTGATATGGTAAAAAAAATTAGAGAAATAGACAAAGATGTTTTTGTACTTTTTGCAACTGCTTATTCAGATAATGAATTTCTTAGTGAAGCTATAAAGTTAAAGGTATTTGAATATGTAACTAAGCCTATTGATATAAGAAAGCTTATGAATATTTTAAATGATTTAGCACTTATGAAATATCAAGAATTTTTATTAGATCAGCAAACAAAAGAACTAAAAAAGTATAAAGATATTATCTATAATAATAATATTGTAATTAGAACTGATAGTGATTTTAAAATCAAATATGTAAATCCTCTTTTTTGTGATATTACAGGTTTTTCAAATGAAGAGTTACTTGATAAAGATATTGATACTCTTAGACATCCTGAAACAGATAAAAAAATCTATGAAAAAATAAAAATGATGGTTCCTGTTAATAAGCAATTTGAAGAGAGAGTTAAAAATATAAAAAAAGATGGAAGTTTTTATATTTCAAATACTTCTGTAGTTGCTGTTTTAAACGACTCTGGTGAGTTTGTTGGTTCTTTAATGATTCAAAAAGATGAGACACAAGAACTTACTAAAAGAAGAGAAGTTCAAACACATTTAATAAAAGACAAAGGTGAAATTTTTATTAAAGGTAAGGAAGCAAGTGCAGAATTACAATATGAAATAAATAGATTAAAATTTGAAATTGAAAAATTAGAAAAAGAGCTAAGAGTATCAAAATCAGATAAAGATAAATATATTTATAGTCTTGAAAAATATAGAGTAGAAAATAAAAAAGTAAAACTACAATATAAACAACTTAAAAATGAAACTGATATGATAGAAGAGAAACATACTCTTGTAAAAAAAGTAAATAAAGAGAATGCTGATTTAAAAATCGAAAATAAAATGTTAAGTACTAAGTTAGAAAATATTGAAACAAATCATGAAAAAGAGTGTAAACAAATAAAAGTAAATTATGAAGTTGAATTAGATGATTTAGAACAAGAACTTAATACTTTAAAAGAGAAACTTGAAAATGTAGAAAATGCAGAAGCTGTATCTCAAAAACTTTCATATTGGAAAGAGAAAGCAAAAGCTGAAGCAAAAAGAGTAGAAAGACTTGAAAAAGAGCTTTTAAATATAGCTCCAAAAGATGTTTTAGTTAGAATATTTGGAAGCTCTTAA
- a CDS encoding peptidylprolyl isomerase yields MKKIFLFLFSLVMFLEANNPIATIKTNQGDIEIELRADLAPKAVENFVTHSKNGYYNGTVFHRVIKGFMIQGGDPTATGRGGESIWGKPFKDEFSSKALFDKAGILAMANAGPNTNGSQFFITTVPTYWLNGRHTIFGYVKSGMDIVKKIENVPTSGRYQGDKPLSDQKIISIEIK; encoded by the coding sequence ATGAAAAAGATTTTTCTTTTTTTATTTTCACTTGTAATGTTTTTAGAAGCAAATAACCCTATTGCAACAATTAAAACTAATCAAGGTGATATTGAAATTGAGCTTAGAGCAGATTTAGCTCCAAAAGCAGTTGAAAATTTTGTTACTCATTCAAAAAACGGATACTATAATGGTACAGTTTTTCATAGAGTTATTAAAGGTTTTATGATTCAAGGTGGAGATCCTACTGCCACAGGTAGAGGTGGTGAATCTATTTGGGGGAAACCTTTTAAAGATGAATTCTCTTCAAAAGCTTTATTTGATAAAGCAGGAATTTTAGCTATGGCTAATGCAGGACCAAATACAAATGGAAGCCAATTTTTTATTACAACAGTTCCAACTTATTGGTTAAATGGTAGACATACTATTTTTGGATATGTGAAAAGTGGTATGGATATTGTTAAAAAAATAGAAAATGTTCCTACTTCAGGAAGATATCAAGGTGATAAACCTTTAAGTGATCAAAAAATTATCTCTATTGAGATTAAATAA
- a CDS encoding (2Fe-2S) ferredoxin domain-containing protein: MMPQMPQPTFYIFKCEQSAPPGMPKPSCVNEQTQDLFNYLAQSLMQKGIMGPVQAIRTSCLGRCQMGPVMMVEPGHYMYSNLSKEKIDKIVQEHIIGGTPVQEYLIPEQFWGEPINLAQ; the protein is encoded by the coding sequence ATGATGCCTCAAATGCCTCAACCAACATTTTATATTTTTAAGTGTGAACAAAGTGCTCCTCCAGGAATGCCAAAACCTTCATGTGTAAATGAACAAACGCAAGATTTATTTAACTATCTTGCTCAAAGTTTAATGCAAAAGGGTATAATGGGACCAGTTCAAGCAATAAGAACTTCATGTTTAGGAAGATGTCAAATGGGACCAGTAATGATGGTAGAACCAGGTCATTATATGTATAGCAATTTATCTAAGGAAAAAATAGATAAAATAGTGCAAGAACATATTATAGGCGGTACTCCTGTACAAGAATATTTAATTCCAGAACAGTTCTGGGGTGAACCTATAAATTTAGCTCAATAG
- the panD gene encoding aspartate 1-decarboxylase produces MTFDMLYSKIHRATVSDANLNYVGSITIDEDLMKAAKLRVGQKVEIVNVNNGERFATYVIKGKAGSKDMCLNGAAARKVEIGDKIIVISYASYTEEELENYLPTVVIVDEKNNIETITNELVGSDHV; encoded by the coding sequence ATGACATTTGATATGCTGTATAGTAAAATACACAGAGCGACTGTTTCAGATGCAAATCTTAATTATGTAGGCTCAATTACAATTGATGAAGACTTAATGAAAGCTGCAAAGCTTAGAGTTGGTCAAAAAGTAGAGATTGTAAATGTGAATAATGGTGAGAGATTTGCTACATATGTTATTAAAGGAAAAGCTGGCAGTAAAGATATGTGCTTAAATGGTGCAGCTGCTAGAAAAGTAGAAATTGGTGATAAAATTATTGTTATCTCTTATGCTTCGTATACAGAAGAAGAGCTAGAAAATTATTTACCAACAGTTGTAATTGTTGATGAAAAAAATAATATTGAAACAATTACAAATGAATTAGTAGGAAGTGATCATGTTTGA
- a CDS encoding YbaB/EbfC family nucleoid-associated protein: MFDGIDLSKINLNDVMGQVQEMADKAKEENANRIFTAKAGGGMVEISINGNSEVIDLQIDDSLLEDKDSLQILLISCMNDVIKQSDENKKAMAMSMMGGFGSFGQKS; this comes from the coding sequence ATGTTTGATGGTATTGATTTAAGTAAAATCAATTTAAATGATGTGATGGGTCAAGTTCAAGAGATGGCTGATAAAGCTAAAGAAGAGAATGCAAATAGAATTTTCACTGCAAAAGCTGGTGGAGGAATGGTAGAAATCTCAATTAATGGAAATAGTGAAGTAATTGATTTACAAATTGATGACTCTTTATTAGAAGATAAAGACTCTTTACAAATCCTTTTAATCTCTTGTATGAATGATGTAATTAAACAAAGTGATGAAAATAAAAAAGCTATGGCAATGAGTATGATGGGTGGATTTGGCTCTTTTGGTCAAAAATCTTAA